A region of the Pseudomonas sp. A34-9 genome:
TGACTTGCGTGACCGGTGTTTCCGGCTCGGGTAAATCGACGTTGATCAACAATACGTTGTTCCCGCTGAGCGCCACGGCGCTCAACGGCGCAACCACCCTGGAAGCGGCAGCGCACGACAGCATCAAAGGCCTGGAACATCTCGATAAAGTCGTCGACATCGACCAGAGCCCGATCGGTCGCACCCCGCGGTCAAACCCGGCAACTTATACCGGGCTGTTTACGCCGATCCGTGAACTGTTCGCTGGCGTGCCCGAGTCTCGCTCCCGTGGTTACGGCCCGGGGCGTTTCTCGTTCAACGTCAAGGGCGGTCGCTGCGAAGCGTGCCAGGGCGATGGTCTGATCAAGGTGGAAATGCACTTCCTGCCGGACATCTACGTGCCCTGCGACGTGTGCAAGAGCAAGCGCTACAACCGCGAAACCCTCGAGATCAAATACAAGGGCAAAAGCATTCACGAAACCCTCGAAATGACTATCGAGGAAGCCCGGGAGTTCTTCGACGCGGTGCCGGCACTGGCGCGCAAACTGCAGACTTTGATGGATGTCGGCCTGTCGTACATCAAGCTCGGTCAGTCGGCGACCACGTTGTCGGGTGGTGAGGCGCAGCGGGTCAAGCTGTCTCGCGAGCTGTCCAAGCGTGACACCGGCAAGACCCTGTACATCCTCGATGAGCCGACCACCGGTTTGCACTTCGCGGATATCCAGCAGTTGCTCGATGTACTGCATCGTCTGCGCGACCACGGCAACACGGTGGTGGTGATCGAACACAACCTCGACGTGATCAAGACGGCCGACTGGCTGGTCGATCTCGGGCCGGAGGGCGGTTCCAAGGGTGGTCAGATCATTGCCACCGGTACACCGGAAGAAGTGGCCGAGATGAAGCAATCTCATACCGGTCATTACCTCAAACCGCTGCTGATCCGCGATCGGGCGTAAACGCCAGACATGAAAAAGCCCCTGTCACTTCATCAGTGACAGGGGCTTTTTTGTATCGATTGCAATCAGGAAGTGTGAGATTGCAGGTAGTTCTCAAGGCCGATCAGCTTGATCAGGCCCAACTGCTTTTCCAGCCAGTAGGTGTGGTCTTCTTCGGTGTCGTTGAGCTGAACCCGCAGGATCTCGCGGCTGACATAGTCTTTGTGCTGTTCGCACAGCTCGATGCCTTTGCACAGCGCAGCACGAACTTTGTATTCAAGGCGCAGATCCGCTTCGAGCATCTCCGGCACGGTTGTACCCACATCCAGATCGTCCGGACGCATACGCGGGGTGCCTTCAAGCATCAGAATACGGCGCATCAACGCATCAGCGTGACCGGCCTCTTCTTCCATTTCATGGTTGATTCGCTCGTAGAGCTTGGTGAACCCCCAGTCCTCATACATCCGCGAATGAACAAAATATTGATCACGCGCGGCCAGTTCGCCGGTCAGCAACGTGTTGAGGTAATCGATAACGTCTGGGTGGCCTTGCATCGCCCTACATCTCCCTACTTGAAAGTCTGTAGTTTGAACCAACCTGACCGGAAGGTCACCCGCCGCGCGCAATAAAAGCGAAGATATTCTTAGAAAAGCAGCCTAAATAACGCAAAAACCGCCCAAATGAGGGCGGTTCTGCTTCTCGTTTAGACTTCGTTAAGCTGTACGTTGAGCAGCTTTGCGATTGCTTCTCCATACGCCGGATCGGCTTTATAAAAATGCTGCAGCTGGCGGTCGACCACATCACTGGAAACGCCTGCCATAGCACCGGCGATGTTGCTTACCAGCAATGCTTTCTGTTCGTCGCTCATCAAACGAAACAGCGCACCGGCGTGGCTGTAGTAATCGGTGTCTTCGCGGTGATCGTAGCGATCGGCCGCACCACTCAGGGCCAGCGCAGGCTCGGCATAATGCGGAGCTTGTTTCGGCGACTCGATATAACTGTTCGGTTCGTAGTTTGGCGCTGCACCACCGTTACTGCCGAAAGCCATTGAACCGTCGCGCTGGTAGGTATTGACCGGACTGCGCGGAGCGTTCACCGGCAGTTGCTGGTGATTGGTACCCACACGGTAGCGGTGAGCATCGGCGTACGCGAATACGCGACCTTGCAGCATACGATCCGGCGACAGGCCGACACCCGGTACCATGTTGCTTGGGCCAAACGCAGCTTGCTCGACTTCAGCGAAGTAGTTCTGCGGGTTACGGTTCAACTCCAGCTCGCCAACTTCGATCAACGGAAATTCTTTTTGCGACCAGGTTTTGGTCACATCGAAAGGGTTCTCGTAGTGCGCCGCGGCTTGCGCCTCGGTCATGATCTGAATGCACACGCACCATTTCGGGAAGTCGCCGCGCTCAATCGCTTCAAACAGATCGCGCTGCGCGTAATCTGGATCGGTACCTGCCAAGCGCGCTGCATCAGCCGGCGCCAGGTTCTTGATCCCTTGCTTTGTCTTGTAGTGCCACTTCACCCAGTGACGCTCACCTTTAGCGCTGATCAAGCTGTAGGTGTGACTGCCGAAGCCGTGCATATGACGATAGCCGTCAGGAATGCCGCGGTCAGAAAACAGGATGGTGACCTGATGCAGCGCCTCAGGTGAATGTGACCAGAAGTCCCACATCATCTGCGCGCTTTTCAGGTTGCTTTGCGGCAAGCGTTTTTGCGTGTGGATGAAGTCAGGGAATTTAAGCGGATCACGAATGAAGAACACGGGCGTGTTGTTACCCACAATGTCCCAATTGCCTTCTTCGGTGTAAAACTTCAGGGCAAAGCCGCGTGGGTCACGCTCGGTATCCGCCGAACCACGTTCTCCACCCACTGTAGAAAAGCGCAGGAAAGTCGGGGTTTGCTTGCCAACGGATTCAAACAGCTTGGCGCTGGTGTAATCAGTGATGTCACGAGTAACGGTGAACGTGCCATAAGCACCCGAGCCTTTCGCATGGACGCGACGCTCAGGGATATTTTCACGGTTGAAGTGCGCAAGCTTCTCGATCAGATGGAAATCGTCGAGTAGCAGCGGGCCACGCGGGCCGGCGGAGCGAGAATTCTGGTTATCCGCGACAGGTGCGCCACTGGCGGTCGTAAGCGTTTTGATCTGGCTCATACGGTCTTCTTCCTCTGTCAGTCTTGAAACTGCCGGCTAATCGGCTTGCTGGGAATTATTGATCATCAATATGACAGCCACAAATTCATTAACTTGCAGACATCGATAGATAATTACTAATTATGTTTCCCAGCACATAGTGACAACACAACGGTGTCAGAAGCTTGTACGAACAGCGCATTTTTCTGCGGACACAAAAAACCGGGCACTAGGCCCGGTTCTTCGTTTCAGACTGACGTCTTACTCGGCGGATACAGCTTCGCCAGCAGTAGCACGATCAACCAACTCGACGTACGCCATAGGCGCGTTGTCGCCAGTGCGGAAACCGCACTTGAGGATGCGCAGGTAGCCACCCTCACGGGTAGCGTAACGCTTGCCCAGGTCGTTGAAGAGCTTACCAACGATGGCTTTCGAACGAGTACGGTCGAAAGCCAGACGGCGGTTAGCCAGGCTGTCTGTCTTGGCCAGAGTGATCAGCGGCTCAGCAACGCGACGCAGTTCTTTGGCTTTTGGCAGAGTAGTTTTGATCAGCTCGTGCTCGAACAGCGACACCGCCATGTTTTGAAACATGGCCTTGCGGTGCGAGCTGGTGCGGCTCAGGTGACGACCACTTTTACGATGACGCATGGTTCATTCCTTACCAAACACTACGTTCGGTGATTACGACGATCAGGCAGTCGCCTTGTCGTCCTTCTTAAGACTTGCAGGCGGCCAGTTGTCGAGGCGCATGCCGAGGGACAGACCGCGGGAGGCCAGAACGTCCTTGATTTCAGTCAAGGATTTCTTGCCCAGGTTCGGAGTCTTCAACAGCTCCACTTCGGTGCGCTGGATCAGGTCACCGATGTAGTAGATGTTTTCCGCCTTAAGGCAGTTAGCCGAACGTACAGTCAGTTCCAGATCGTCAACCGGGCGAAGCAGGATCGGATCGATCTCGTCTTCCTGCTCGACAACCACTGGCTCACTGTCACCTTTGAGGTCGACGAACGCAGCCAACTGCTGTTGCAGAATGGTTGCAGCGCGGCGGATAGCCTCTTCAGGATCCAGAGTACCGTTGGTTTCCAGATCAATAACCAGCTTGTCCAGGTTAGTACGCTGCTCGACACGGGCGTTTTCCACCACGTATGCGATACGGCGAACCGGGCTGAACGAAGAGTCGAGCTGCAAGCGACCGATGCTGCGGCTTTCGTCTTCATCGCTCTGACGCGAGTCTGCTGGTTCATAACCACGACCACGAGCTACGGTGAGCTTCATGTTCAGGGCGCCGTTAGACGCCAGGTTAGCGATTACGTGATCGGGATTAACGATCTCGACATCATGATCCAGCTGAATATCGGCAGCGGTAACCACCCCCGAACCCTTCTTCGACAAGGTCAGCGTAACTTCGTCACGACCGTGCAGCTTGATGGCCAGACCTTTAAGGTTCAACAGGATTTCAATTACGTCTTCCTGTACACCTTCGATGGCGCTGTACTCGTGGAGCACACCGTCAATCTCGGCCTCGACTACTGCGCAGCCGGGCATTGAGGACAACAGGATGCGGCGCAGCGCGTTGCCCAGGGTGTGGCCAAAACCACGCTCGAGAGGCTCGAGAGTGATCTTGGCGCGGGTTGGACTGACAACCTGCACATCAATATGGCGGGGTGTCAGGAACTCATTTACCGAAATCTGCATGGATGCACCTATTTTCTAGCCCTTACTTGGAGTAGAGCTCGACAATCAGGCTTTCGTTGATGTCGGCGGACAGATCACTGCGAGCAGGAACGTTCTTGAAAACGCCCGACTTCTTCTCAGTGTCTACTTCTACCCATTCTACGCGGCCACGTTGGGCACACAGATCGAGAGCTTGGACAATGCGAAGCTGGTTTTTTGCTTTCTCGCGAACTGCAACCACGTCACCAGCACGAACCTGATACGACGGAACGTTTACGGTCTGACCGTTAACGCTGATCGACTTGTGCGATACCAGTTGACGGGATTCAGCACGAGTCGAACCAAAGCCCATACGATATACGACGTTGTCCAGACGGCATTCGAGCAGTTGCAGCAGGTTTTCACCGGTTGCACCTTTCTTGCCAGCAGCTTCTTTGTAGTAGCCGCTGAACTGACGCTCGAGAACGCCGTAGATACGACGGACCTTCTGCTTTTCACGCAGTTGGGTGCCGTAGTCGGACTGGCGACCGCGGCGTTGGCCGTGGATACCAGGTGCTGCTTCAATGTTGCACTTCGATTCGATCGCGCGCACGCCGCTCTTCAGGAAGAGATCGGTGCCTTCGCGACGAGCGAGTTTGCATTTTGGACCAATGTAACGAGCCATTCTTTACAATCTCCTGGATTACACGCGGCGCTTCTTCGGCGGACGGCACCCGTTGTGCGGGATTGGCGTCACGTCGGTGATGCTGGCGATCTTGTAGCCACAGCCGTTCAAAGCGCGGACTGCGGATTCACGACCTGGACCTGGACCTTTGACGTTGACGTCGAGGTTTTTCAGGCCATATTCCAGCGCAGCTTGACCAGCACGTTCAGCAGCTACTTGAGCAGCGAACGGGGTGGACTTGCGGGAACCGCGGAAACCCGAACCACCAGAGGTAGCCCAAGAAAGCGCGTTACCTTGACGGTCGGTGATGGTCACGATTGTGTTGTTAAAAGAAGCATGGATGTGGGCGATGCCATCAACCACTGTCTTTTTAACTTTTTTACGAGGACGAGCAGCAGGTTTTGCCATGATTAATTTCCTGTCGATTCGCGTGGGCGATTACTTGCGGATCGGCTTACGCGGACCTTTACGGGTACGCGCGTTAGTCTTGGTACGCTGAC
Encoded here:
- the bfr gene encoding bacterioferritin translates to MQGHPDVIDYLNTLLTGELAARDQYFVHSRMYEDWGFTKLYERINHEMEEEAGHADALMRRILMLEGTPRMRPDDLDVGTTVPEMLEADLRLEYKVRAALCKGIELCEQHKDYVSREILRVQLNDTEEDHTYWLEKQLGLIKLIGLENYLQSHTS
- a CDS encoding catalase, whose translation is MSQIKTLTTASGAPVADNQNSRSAGPRGPLLLDDFHLIEKLAHFNRENIPERRVHAKGSGAYGTFTVTRDITDYTSAKLFESVGKQTPTFLRFSTVGGERGSADTERDPRGFALKFYTEEGNWDIVGNNTPVFFIRDPLKFPDFIHTQKRLPQSNLKSAQMMWDFWSHSPEALHQVTILFSDRGIPDGYRHMHGFGSHTYSLISAKGERHWVKWHYKTKQGIKNLAPADAARLAGTDPDYAQRDLFEAIERGDFPKWCVCIQIMTEAQAAAHYENPFDVTKTWSQKEFPLIEVGELELNRNPQNYFAEVEQAAFGPSNMVPGVGLSPDRMLQGRVFAYADAHRYRVGTNHQQLPVNAPRSPVNTYQRDGSMAFGSNGGAAPNYEPNSYIESPKQAPHYAEPALALSGAADRYDHREDTDYYSHAGALFRLMSDEQKALLVSNIAGAMAGVSSDVVDRQLQHFYKADPAYGEAIAKLLNVQLNEV
- the rplQ gene encoding 50S ribosomal protein L17; this encodes MRHRKSGRHLSRTSSHRKAMFQNMAVSLFEHELIKTTLPKAKELRRVAEPLITLAKTDSLANRRLAFDRTRSKAIVGKLFNDLGKRYATREGGYLRILKCGFRTGDNAPMAYVELVDRATAGEAVSAE
- the rpoA gene encoding DNA-directed RNA polymerase subunit alpha, giving the protein MQISVNEFLTPRHIDVQVVSPTRAKITLEPLERGFGHTLGNALRRILLSSMPGCAVVEAEIDGVLHEYSAIEGVQEDVIEILLNLKGLAIKLHGRDEVTLTLSKKGSGVVTAADIQLDHDVEIVNPDHVIANLASNGALNMKLTVARGRGYEPADSRQSDEDESRSIGRLQLDSSFSPVRRIAYVVENARVEQRTNLDKLVIDLETNGTLDPEEAIRRAATILQQQLAAFVDLKGDSEPVVVEQEDEIDPILLRPVDDLELTVRSANCLKAENIYYIGDLIQRTEVELLKTPNLGKKSLTEIKDVLASRGLSLGMRLDNWPPASLKKDDKATA
- the rpsD gene encoding 30S ribosomal protein S4, whose amino-acid sequence is MARYIGPKCKLARREGTDLFLKSGVRAIESKCNIEAAPGIHGQRRGRQSDYGTQLREKQKVRRIYGVLERQFSGYYKEAAGKKGATGENLLQLLECRLDNVVYRMGFGSTRAESRQLVSHKSISVNGQTVNVPSYQVRAGDVVAVREKAKNQLRIVQALDLCAQRGRVEWVEVDTEKKSGVFKNVPARSDLSADINESLIVELYSK
- the rpsK gene encoding 30S ribosomal protein S11, which translates into the protein MAKPAARPRKKVKKTVVDGIAHIHASFNNTIVTITDRQGNALSWATSGGSGFRGSRKSTPFAAQVAAERAGQAALEYGLKNLDVNVKGPGPGRESAVRALNGCGYKIASITDVTPIPHNGCRPPKKRRV